A genomic region of Populus nigra chromosome 11, ddPopNigr1.1, whole genome shotgun sequence contains the following coding sequences:
- the LOC133668234 gene encoding putative clathrin assembly protein At1g33340 has protein sequence MGVDIQGKLRIALGAVKDHASIGKAMIYSHHEGKDFSSIEVAVVRATGHDSGPIDDKHMHEILFLVSNSPGSIHFLAERISRRLGKTRDNLVALKTLSLIHRLLRGGNRCFEQQLRNAHASGHLQMSTRCFLRNISDPSVSFIHKYAAYLEERIGWVINQAGKLEPVMSQGDLDSRCYDEKSIDMVFRKLPKCQVFIDRVLDCSPFNISTLDNLAQAAMSNTLKESFQVYKTYSEGVAALVNMFFDLTRAARDLACQILRRASQQSQELHNLFENCKRIIENKNLDYPVVQIITMDHIMALEQFSTYIATSRSSSVLSKNGSTPPILDCITKSEGDEKDAGNFSWSPTLFSCTLETKISKVWVVFED, from the coding sequence ATGGGGGTGGACATACAAGGCAAGCTCCGAATAGCTCTTGGCGCAGTGAAGGATCATGCATCAATTGGGAAAGCCATGATCTACAGTCATCATGAAGGGAAGGATTTTTCCAGCATAGAGGTCGCAGTTGTGCGTGCAACTGGCCATGATAGTGGCCCCATTGACGACAAACACATGCATGAGATCCTCTTCTTGGTCTCAAACTCTCCCGGATCCATCCACTTTCTTGCCGAGAGGATTTCTCGCCGCCTTGGCAAGACCAGAGACAACCTGGTTGCCCTCAAGACACTCTCTCTAATTCATCGACTCCTTCGTGGAGGGAATCGATGCTTCGAGCAACAGCTGCGTAATGCGCATGCTTCAGGCCATCTCCAAATGAGTACTCGCTGCTTCCTAAGGAACATTTCAGATCCTTCCGTAAGCTTCATACACAAATATGCAGCTTATCTAGAGGAAAGAATAGGGTGGGTCATCAATCAAGCAGGGAAGCTTGAACCTGTTATGTCCCAAGGTGATCTGGATTCTCGATGCTATGATGAAAAGTCCATCGATATGGTGTTCAGAAAATTGCCAAAATGTCAAGTGTTTATAGATAGAGTTTTAGATTGTTCGCCGTTCAATATTTCAACTTTAGATAATCTTGCTCAAGCAGCTATGAGCAACACCTTGAAAGAGAGCTTCCAAGTTTACAAGACATACAGTGAAGGTGTAGCAGCTCTTGTTAATATGTTCTTTGATTTAACAAGGGCAGCTAGAGACTTGGCCTGTCAAATACTAAGGAGGGCTTCTCAGCAAAGCCaggagcttcataatttgtttgagAATTGCAAACGAATTATCGAAAACAAGAACTTGGACTATCCAGTGGTACAAATCATCACCATGGATCATATTATGGCACTGGAGCAGTTTTCGACCTATATTGCAACTTCCCGCAGCTCGTCAGTCCTGAGCAAGAATGGTTCAACACCTCCCATTTTGGATTGCATAACAAAGTCAGAAGGTGATGAGAAGGATGCGGGTAATTTTAGCTGGTCACCAACTCTTTTCTCTTGCACATTGGAGACTAAAATAAGCAAGGTGTGGGTGGTTTTTGAAGATTAA